One Moritella sp. Urea-trap-13 genomic window carries:
- the der gene encoding ribosome biogenesis GTPase Der, producing MTPVIALVGRPNVGKSTLFNRLTRTRDALVADFPGLTRDRKYGQANLAGREFIVVDTGGINGDEEGIDAKMAEQSLLAIEEADAILFMVDARAGLMVADQAIAKHLRKQHKKVFLVANKTDGLDGDVAVAEFYALALGDIYQIAAAQGRGTNILIEEALAHVEVVNPEEEEEFSDAAPFIDGELLPEEEEEERPDDYSSLPIKLAMIGCPNVGKSTLVNRILGEERVVVYDMPGTTRDSIYIPMERDGRNYMLIDTAGVRRRKNINEAVEKFSIVKALQAIDDANVVLMVFDARVGVTAQDLTLLGFAINSGRSIVIAVNKWDGLDSDVKDRIKSELDRRLGFIDFARIHFISALHGTGVGNLFESITEAFDSSTKRVSTSMLTRIVRMAVDDHQPPMHAGRRVKLRYAHAGGYNPPLIVVHGNQVTKLAHSYRRYLINYFRRSLKIMGTPIKVEFRDSENPFADKKNNLSLSQQKKRRRMMSHYKSKK from the coding sequence GCTTAACTCGTACCCGGGACGCACTTGTTGCCGATTTCCCAGGGTTAACTCGTGACCGTAAATATGGACAAGCTAACTTAGCTGGTCGTGAGTTCATTGTTGTTGATACCGGCGGTATAAACGGCGATGAAGAAGGGATTGATGCAAAAATGGCTGAACAGTCGCTACTTGCGATTGAAGAAGCTGATGCCATATTATTTATGGTAGATGCTCGAGCAGGCCTAATGGTAGCTGATCAAGCAATTGCTAAACATTTACGTAAGCAACATAAGAAAGTATTTCTTGTTGCGAACAAAACAGATGGTCTAGATGGCGATGTTGCAGTTGCTGAATTCTATGCGCTTGCACTTGGTGACATTTACCAAATTGCGGCAGCGCAAGGACGTGGCACAAATATTCTAATTGAAGAAGCATTAGCACACGTTGAAGTTGTTAATCCTGAAGAAGAGGAAGAATTCTCTGACGCAGCCCCTTTCATTGATGGTGAATTATTACCTGAAGAAGAAGAGGAAGAACGTCCTGACGATTATTCAAGTTTACCGATTAAACTTGCGATGATTGGTTGCCCTAACGTAGGTAAATCAACACTGGTTAACCGTATTTTAGGTGAAGAACGTGTTGTTGTTTATGACATGCCTGGTACTACACGTGACAGTATTTACATTCCAATGGAGCGTGATGGTCGTAACTACATGCTTATTGATACTGCCGGTGTACGTCGTCGTAAAAATATCAATGAAGCTGTTGAGAAATTCTCAATCGTTAAAGCATTACAAGCAATCGATGATGCTAACGTTGTATTGATGGTATTTGATGCACGTGTTGGTGTTACCGCTCAAGATCTAACATTATTAGGTTTTGCGATTAACTCTGGTCGTTCAATTGTAATTGCAGTGAACAAGTGGGATGGTTTAGATTCTGATGTGAAAGATCGCATTAAATCTGAATTAGACCGTCGCTTAGGCTTTATTGACTTTGCACGTATCCACTTTATCTCGGCATTACACGGTACTGGTGTGGGTAACTTATTTGAATCAATAACAGAAGCATTTGATTCATCTACGAAACGTGTATCAACGTCTATGCTAACGCGTATCGTTCGTATGGCTGTTGATGATCACCAACCGCCAATGCACGCAGGTCGTCGTGTTAAGTTACGTTATGCGCATGCGGGTGGCTACAATCCACCACTTATCGTCGTGCATGGTAACCAAGTAACAAAATTAGCGCATTCATATCGCCGTTACTTAATTAACTATTTCCGCCGTTCATTAAAAATTATGGGTACGCCGATTAAAGTTGAATTCCGTGACAGTGAAAACCCGTTTGCAGATAAGAAAAATAACTTATCGTTATCGCAACAGAAAAAACGTCGTCGTATGATGTCGCACTATAAGAGTAAAAAATAA
- a CDS encoding flavodoxin family protein — MTIVAVVYFSESGSTQALAREVISGISTVEDVKVMECQIQAWDMFEGRFDNDEFMCLLDNTDAIVFGSPTYMGGVSAQFKAFADASSERWDSQQWRNKFCAGFTVGSCLNGDQTNTIQYMATLASQHGMLWVGLDIAGGYNSVGLNRLGCQLGAVGHNPEGEVHRSDLDTAKYLGRRVAAIAKACSINLQAL, encoded by the coding sequence TTGACCATAGTTGCAGTTGTGTATTTTTCGGAATCCGGGTCAACTCAGGCGCTGGCGCGCGAAGTGATTTCAGGTATTAGCACCGTTGAAGACGTGAAGGTGATGGAATGCCAGATACAAGCTTGGGATATGTTTGAAGGTCGTTTCGATAATGATGAATTCATGTGCTTGCTGGATAATACCGATGCTATCGTGTTTGGTTCACCCACTTATATGGGCGGCGTTTCAGCGCAATTCAAAGCATTTGCCGATGCTTCGAGCGAACGTTGGGATAGTCAGCAATGGCGCAATAAATTCTGCGCTGGCTTTACGGTCGGCAGTTGCCTTAATGGTGATCAAACTAACACCATTCAATACATGGCGACATTAGCCAGCCAACATGGCATGTTATGGGTTGGACTCGATATTGCGGGCGGTTATAACAGTGTCGGATTAAATCGCTTGGGCTGTCAATTAGGCGCGGTAGGGCATAATCCCGAAGGCGAAGTACATCGCAGTGATCTCGATACCGCTAAATACTTAGGGCGTCGAGTCGCAGCCATAGCTAAAGCCTGCAGTATTAACTTACAGGCTTTATGA
- a CDS encoding GAF domain-containing protein: MSKIQLYQRLAQQADALMAEENHLIANLANLSALLFMELEDVNWAGFYLYENNELVLGPFQGLPACIRIPVGRGVCGTAASTLQSQLVTDVHDFPGHIACDAASNSEVVVPIVVNDKLIGVLDIDSPSIGRFDQDDLAGAELLVTQLVKRLSA, encoded by the coding sequence ATGTCTAAGATCCAACTTTATCAGCGTCTTGCTCAACAAGCAGACGCTTTAATGGCCGAAGAAAACCATTTAATTGCTAATCTAGCTAATCTCAGTGCGTTATTATTCATGGAGCTAGAAGATGTTAACTGGGCTGGCTTTTATCTCTACGAGAATAACGAGTTAGTATTAGGTCCTTTCCAAGGTCTACCCGCTTGTATCCGCATTCCTGTCGGCCGTGGCGTGTGTGGCACAGCAGCCAGTACATTACAGAGTCAATTAGTCACCGACGTGCATGACTTCCCAGGTCATATCGCCTGTGACGCTGCAAGCAATTCAGAGGTCGTGGTACCGATTGTGGTGAATGATAAATTAATCGGAGTACTAGATATCGACAGTCCCAGTATCGGCCGTTTTGATCAAGATGACTTAGCGGGTGCTGAGTTGCTGGTTACTCAGCTCGTTAAACGCTTGAGCGCTTAA
- a CDS encoding tRNA-uridine aminocarboxypropyltransferase, with protein MHIYLVTHEREFSRRSNTGKLVQQFLPDETSIVAWRRKEPDSQLLAAIRTGCVAILAPGAEGEHQISDFDSLVLLDSTWQEARKMYSRSDYLKDLPKVTLTAPQASEFILRANQLEGGLSTVECVIELLRLQQREPEAEQLKVEFKAFIRACL; from the coding sequence ATGCATATATACCTAGTTACCCATGAGAGAGAGTTCTCACGTCGCAGTAATACTGGCAAATTAGTGCAACAGTTCCTACCTGATGAGACCAGCATTGTTGCTTGGCGTCGGAAAGAACCTGATAGTCAATTGTTAGCGGCGATCAGAACCGGTTGTGTGGCTATTTTAGCGCCAGGCGCGGAAGGCGAGCATCAGATAAGTGACTTTGATAGCTTAGTATTACTGGATAGCACCTGGCAAGAAGCACGCAAGATGTATAGTCGCAGTGACTATTTAAAAGATTTACCTAAGGTGACATTAACCGCGCCACAAGCCTCCGAGTTTATTTTACGCGCCAATCAACTTGAAGGTGGGTTAAGCACTGTTGAGTGTGTGATTGAGCTACTACGCTTACAGCAGCGCGAGCCTGAAGCCGAACAACTGAAAGTTGAATTTAAGGCATTTATTCGCGCTTGTTTATAA
- a CDS encoding AraC family transcriptional regulator — protein MSSMTEVKESKVSLGDISVNFLQQMNLTSHKINGDMEPILAKYNVSISQLSAHNGRLSIPKYMRMGFDLIQQTQRNDLGLLMGENVCFQHYGMLGFAAMSAVDISTMAQVLAQYESLLSQNVRGHSTFTPVNNTKVTAQEPTLSFYSIAPYNLYNYFVVDSVLASWFTLLTSRAKHLTQPATIVKTVHIEYPEPNNSERYQHFFQCPVIFNSTFNGLVLNSQHIDTPLPDACMSSYLQAQQLCQNELNLLQQNQDWQSKVIEKVSHNLVGNMPDINQVAALLGTSAWTLRRRLYKENTNYQSIMDKTRQGLALSYVRDTLLSFSEISYLLGFATPAAFYKAFRRWTQNTPKNYRQTFINKRE, from the coding sequence ATGAGTAGTATGACGGAAGTGAAAGAGTCGAAAGTAAGTTTAGGGGATATTTCGGTTAATTTTTTACAACAAATGAACTTAACCAGTCATAAAATCAATGGTGATATGGAGCCTATTTTAGCCAAATATAACGTCTCTATCTCCCAATTGAGTGCTCATAATGGGCGCTTATCGATTCCCAAATATATGCGCATGGGTTTTGATCTTATCCAACAAACCCAGCGAAACGACCTCGGTTTATTGATGGGGGAAAATGTCTGCTTTCAACATTACGGCATGCTGGGATTTGCCGCTATGTCTGCTGTTGATATCAGTACGATGGCACAAGTCCTTGCGCAATATGAGAGTTTGTTAAGTCAGAATGTACGCGGTCACTCAACCTTCACCCCTGTGAATAATACCAAGGTAACGGCACAAGAACCGACTCTGAGCTTTTATTCGATAGCGCCGTACAACCTCTATAATTATTTTGTCGTGGACTCAGTGCTCGCCAGTTGGTTTACCTTACTCACATCCCGAGCTAAACATTTAACCCAGCCCGCTACTATTGTCAAAACAGTGCATATTGAATATCCCGAGCCTAACAACAGCGAACGCTATCAGCATTTTTTTCAATGTCCGGTTATCTTTAATTCGACATTTAATGGCTTAGTATTAAATAGTCAGCATATCGACACACCATTGCCAGATGCGTGCATGAGCAGTTATTTACAAGCACAGCAATTATGTCAAAACGAGCTAAACCTGCTGCAACAAAATCAAGACTGGCAAAGTAAGGTTATCGAAAAAGTAAGTCATAACTTGGTGGGGAATATGCCTGACATTAACCAAGTAGCAGCATTACTCGGGACATCGGCTTGGACGTTAAGAAGACGCTTATACAAAGAAAATACCAATTATCAAAGCATCATGGATAAAACGAGGCAGGGGTTGGCATTGAGTTATGTTCGCGACACCCTGCTTAGTTTTAGTGAGATATCGTATTTATTAGGCTTTGCGACACCGGCGGCATTTTATAAAGCCTTTCGCCGTTGGACCCAGAACACGCCGAAAAATTATCGTCAAACGTTTATAAACAAGCGCGAATAA
- a CDS encoding NADPH-dependent 2,4-dienoyl-CoA reductase, with translation MSAHNNYPNLLAPLDLGFTQLKNRVLMGSMHTGLEEVSNGFTRMAAYFAERAAGGVGLIVTGGIGPNPEGAVFQGGSKMDTPEEAEKHKEVTAAVHAEGGKICMQILHAGRYAYSKQPVAPSAIQAPINPARPRALTTEEVYQQVAAFVKCAGLAQLANYDGVEIMGSEGYLINQFIVEHTNQRDDEWGGSFDNRIRFPVEIVRQVREKVGSDFIIIYRLSMLDLIEKGSSWQEVVALAKAIEKAGATIINTGIGWHEARVPTIVTKVPRAAFTKVTAKLKGEVSIPLITTNRINTPEIAESVLAQGHADMVSMARPFLADPEFVNKAAAGKSDEINTCIGCNQACLDHTFSMKLTSCLVNPRACRETELIYVKSPVSKRIAVVGAGPAGLAFATVAAQRGHKVTIFDDKAEVGGQFNIAKQVPGKEEFFETLRYYTTMTAKLGVEIILNKRVSADELIANGFDDVVLATGIAPRTPAIEGIGHSKVLSYLDVLRDKQPVGHKVAIIGAGGIGFDVAEYLAHDHQSTAPTASLDIDTFMREWGVDLTMQHRGGLIAAEKSVAARDIYLLQRKATKVGAGLGKTSGWVHRAGLASKKVAMLNSVEYVKVDDQGLHILVAGEPQVLDVDNIVVCAGQDPLRELQAQLVAADQQVHLIGGADVAAELDAKRAIKQGSELAATI, from the coding sequence ATGTCTGCACACAATAATTATCCGAACTTACTAGCACCGCTCGATCTGGGTTTTACCCAACTCAAAAACCGTGTATTAATGGGCTCTATGCATACAGGGCTTGAAGAAGTCAGTAACGGTTTTACCCGTATGGCTGCTTATTTTGCTGAACGTGCCGCGGGTGGTGTCGGTCTTATTGTTACTGGAGGCATTGGTCCTAATCCTGAAGGTGCTGTATTTCAAGGTGGCTCGAAAATGGATACGCCTGAAGAAGCTGAAAAGCATAAAGAAGTCACCGCCGCTGTGCATGCCGAGGGCGGTAAGATCTGCATGCAGATCTTACATGCAGGGCGTTATGCCTATAGTAAGCAACCTGTTGCGCCATCCGCTATCCAAGCGCCGATCAATCCAGCGCGTCCACGCGCGTTAACGACAGAAGAAGTCTACCAGCAAGTGGCTGCTTTTGTTAAGTGTGCCGGACTGGCACAATTGGCGAATTACGATGGTGTTGAGATCATGGGGTCTGAAGGTTATTTGATTAACCAGTTTATTGTTGAACACACTAACCAACGTGATGATGAATGGGGTGGCAGTTTTGATAATCGTATTCGTTTCCCCGTTGAGATAGTAAGACAGGTGCGTGAAAAAGTCGGGTCTGACTTTATTATTATCTATCGCTTATCGATGTTGGATCTGATTGAAAAAGGCAGCTCGTGGCAGGAAGTAGTGGCGTTAGCAAAAGCCATTGAGAAAGCCGGTGCAACCATTATTAATACTGGTATTGGTTGGCATGAAGCGCGCGTGCCTACGATCGTGACGAAAGTGCCAAGAGCGGCATTTACTAAGGTAACGGCAAAATTAAAAGGTGAAGTATCGATCCCCTTGATCACCACCAACCGTATTAATACCCCTGAGATTGCAGAGTCAGTACTCGCGCAAGGGCACGCTGATATGGTGTCGATGGCGCGTCCATTCTTAGCCGACCCTGAATTTGTCAATAAAGCCGCAGCGGGTAAAAGTGACGAGATAAATACTTGTATTGGCTGTAACCAAGCGTGCTTAGACCATACCTTTAGCATGAAATTAACTTCTTGTTTAGTCAACCCGCGTGCTTGTCGTGAAACTGAGCTTATTTACGTGAAATCGCCGGTAAGTAAACGTATTGCCGTGGTCGGGGCTGGTCCTGCTGGTTTAGCGTTTGCGACAGTGGCTGCGCAGCGTGGGCACAAGGTGACTATCTTTGATGATAAAGCTGAAGTGGGCGGGCAGTTTAATATTGCCAAGCAAGTACCAGGCAAAGAAGAGTTTTTTGAAACCTTGCGTTATTACACGACGATGACGGCTAAATTGGGCGTGGAAATTATACTGAATAAACGCGTGTCTGCAGATGAACTTATCGCTAACGGTTTTGATGACGTGGTATTAGCAACTGGGATCGCCCCCCGTACACCGGCTATTGAGGGTATTGGCCACAGTAAAGTGCTTTCTTATTTAGATGTATTACGCGATAAGCAACCTGTTGGACATAAAGTGGCAATCATTGGCGCTGGCGGTATCGGCTTTGATGTCGCTGAGTATCTGGCGCATGATCATCAGTCAACCGCGCCGACGGCAAGTCTTGATATTGATACCTTTATGCGCGAGTGGGGCGTTGATTTAACCATGCAACATCGTGGTGGTTTAATCGCCGCAGAGAAATCGGTGGCCGCACGTGATATTTATTTATTACAGCGTAAAGCCACTAAGGTCGGTGCTGGTTTGGGTAAAACCTCAGGTTGGGTGCACAGAGCCGGTTTAGCCAGTAAAAAGGTAGCTATGCTTAACAGCGTTGAATATGTGAAAGTGGATGATCAAGGTTTACATATTTTGGTCGCGGGTGAACCTCAGGTATTGGACGTGGATAATATTGTTGTCTGCGCAGGTCAAGATCCATTACGTGAATTACAAGCGCAACTGGTCGCTGCAGACCAACAGGTACATCTTATTGGTGGTGCCGATGTCGCCGCGGAACTGGATGCCAAACGCGCTATTAAACAAGGTTCTGAATTAGCCGCTACGATTTAG
- a CDS encoding DUF5062 family protein has translation MAKLKNEKKLFKAAITLGTQYLQQRGSTFTATDPEDIKAQYIYKALVFDKLMQPLAKDQETTLNIKHKLAIWISRKLPAGHPLLTGE, from the coding sequence ATGGCTAAACTGAAAAATGAAAAGAAATTATTTAAAGCTGCGATCACATTAGGTACTCAGTATCTACAGCAACGTGGCAGTACATTTACAGCAACAGATCCAGAAGACATTAAAGCGCAATATATTTATAAAGCGTTAGTGTTTGATAAACTGATGCAACCGCTTGCTAAAGATCAAGAAACGACCTTAAATATTAAACATAAATTAGCCATTTGGATCTCTCGAAAATTACCGGCTGGCCATCCTTTACTGACGGGTGAATAG
- a CDS encoding patatin family protein — protein sequence MIKTALVVEGGGMRSVFTAGVLDTFLDHGYDPFDLFIGSSAGTVNLSAFIAGQKKYSVRLINHLAKSTTFVNWTRFLKGGNAMELAELHDLLALHDPIDLHQAKRRLNSRPFVITSCDKAKGQASYQNADPSRWFQQIAASCALPIVFRPGVKLGNDVHIDGGLVDPIPVKKAVDLGANYIIVIRTRSRDWIEKLSVLERVLTYWVRDDTVLTKLLDNYSKEYNSTCEFMRNPPAGIHIIEIAPDEELQTPTLTREVSTLENDYSAGIKAATLFLQHH from the coding sequence ATGATAAAAACAGCACTTGTTGTAGAAGGCGGTGGTATGCGTAGCGTATTTACGGCTGGAGTGTTAGATACCTTTTTAGACCATGGTTATGACCCTTTTGATCTGTTTATTGGCAGTTCCGCAGGCACGGTAAACTTATCTGCATTTATCGCAGGGCAAAAGAAGTATTCTGTACGATTGATTAATCACCTAGCCAAATCGACTACTTTTGTTAATTGGACACGCTTTCTCAAAGGTGGCAATGCAATGGAACTAGCAGAGTTACATGATTTATTAGCGCTACATGATCCGATAGATCTGCATCAGGCCAAACGGCGGTTAAACTCCCGTCCTTTTGTTATCACCAGCTGTGACAAAGCCAAAGGTCAAGCCAGTTATCAAAATGCAGATCCGAGCCGTTGGTTTCAGCAGATAGCAGCCTCTTGCGCCTTACCTATCGTATTTCGGCCAGGGGTTAAGCTTGGTAATGATGTGCATATTGATGGCGGGCTAGTTGATCCGATCCCTGTAAAGAAGGCGGTCGATTTAGGTGCAAATTATATTATTGTCATCAGAACCAGAAGCAGAGATTGGATAGAAAAATTGTCGGTATTAGAACGGGTGCTGACCTACTGGGTTAGAGACGATACCGTACTCACCAAGTTGCTTGATAATTACAGCAAAGAATATAACAGCACTTGCGAATTTATGCGCAATCCACCAGCGGGGATCCATATTATCGAAATAGCGCCTGATGAAGAACTACAAACCCCCACATTAACGCGTGAAGTATCTACGCTCGAAAATGATTATAGTGCAGGGATCAAAGCAGCTACGTTATTTCTACAGCATCATTAA
- a CDS encoding alpha/beta fold hydrolase — MWGEKDIWVPAVLSELWLANIAGSTLITYPDAGHVPMEEIPQQTVQDALTFINTK, encoded by the coding sequence ATGTGGGGCGAAAAAGATATTTGGGTTCCAGCGGTATTAAGTGAACTATGGCTCGCGAATATTGCCGGTTCAACCTTGATCACTTACCCTGATGCTGGTCATGTACCCATGGAAGAGATCCCGCAGCAAACCGTACAAGACGCGCTTACTTTTATTAATACTAAATAA
- a CDS encoding alpha/beta fold hydrolase — translation MFFNLQFSDQAPLNDFILAGNSLGGYIAAHYAANNPYNVKKLILIDPAGAPQDLPFILSFASMPGINSLAANVFPPFIVAMGVKDVYGEQARISKTNMDRYIHLSLRSGAKQAYANTIAM, via the coding sequence ATGTTTTTTAACCTACAATTTAGTGATCAAGCACCACTTAATGATTTCATCTTGGCCGGTAATTCATTGGGTGGTTATATTGCCGCTCATTACGCTGCGAACAATCCCTATAACGTAAAGAAATTGATTTTAATTGATCCCGCAGGTGCACCTCAGGATCTGCCCTTTATTCTAAGTTTTGCCAGCATGCCTGGGATCAACAGTCTTGCAGCGAATGTTTTCCCACCTTTCATCGTCGCGATGGGCGTTAAAGACGTCTATGGCGAGCAAGCACGGATCAGCAAAACCAACATGGATCGTTATATCCATCTTTCATTACGCTCAGGTGCTAAACAAGCCTATGCCAATACTATTGCCATGTAG